In Sodalis ligni, a single genomic region encodes these proteins:
- the xylB gene encoding xylulokinase, whose protein sequence is MPLYAGIDCGTQGTKVVIIDTEQGATLGEGSAPHEMISNSNGRREQDAQWWIDALCLAFGRAVKAAGISPADIAAMAVSGQQHGFVALDKEGRVLRAVKLWCDTETAEENDRLLALLGGVKGSIEHLGLMVATGYTASKILWLKTHHPALWQRLETVLLPHDYLNFWLTGNRVAEYGDASGSGLFDVRRRCWDRHTVELIDDSGRLWNALPPLVSADSLIGTVCPAAAERLGVNVTTRVASGGGDNMMGAIGTGNTRPGRVTMSLGTSGTLFAYSDTPVISDSAMIAGFCSSNNGWLPLICTMNVTSATSAVQKLFKQDLVRFNQALEQSEIGAGGILMLPFFNGERVPALPYAKASLHNMDTDNFTEDNLCRAVVESATFGLRYGLDLFRSQGIVATEIRLIGGGSKSRHWRQMVADIMDCPVVCLRQNETAALGAAIQAAWCDGLQPAATPGEPVPAASDLLSALCEKFVQLDESTLTRPIPSQQQRYTDLYANYLALLNKEYAQVAL, encoded by the coding sequence ATGCCTCTTTATGCCGGGATTGACTGCGGGACCCAGGGAACCAAGGTCGTCATTATCGATACCGAGCAGGGGGCAACCCTTGGCGAGGGTTCTGCGCCGCATGAAATGATTTCCAACTCCAACGGGCGCCGGGAGCAGGATGCCCAATGGTGGATTGATGCCCTGTGCCTGGCGTTTGGGCGTGCGGTCAAGGCCGCCGGGATATCGCCGGCGGATATCGCGGCCATGGCCGTCTCGGGCCAGCAGCACGGCTTTGTTGCGCTGGACAAGGAGGGCCGGGTGCTGCGGGCGGTCAAGCTTTGGTGCGACACCGAAACCGCGGAGGAGAACGACCGGCTGCTGGCGCTGCTGGGCGGCGTCAAAGGCTCCATCGAACACTTGGGTCTTATGGTGGCCACCGGCTATACGGCGTCAAAGATACTCTGGCTGAAAACCCACCATCCGGCGCTTTGGCAGCGGCTGGAAACGGTGCTTCTGCCCCATGATTACCTTAATTTCTGGCTTACCGGCAACCGCGTCGCCGAATATGGCGACGCCTCGGGCAGCGGTTTGTTTGATGTTCGCCGCCGTTGTTGGGACCGGCATACGGTAGAACTCATTGATGACAGCGGCAGGTTGTGGAATGCCCTGCCGCCTCTGGTGAGCGCCGACAGCCTGATAGGAACGGTATGCCCGGCGGCGGCCGAGCGGCTGGGGGTCAATGTCACCACCCGGGTCGCCAGCGGCGGCGGCGACAATATGATGGGCGCCATCGGCACCGGCAATACCCGGCCGGGGCGGGTTACCATGAGCCTGGGAACCTCCGGCACGCTGTTTGCGTATTCGGATACTCCCGTGATATCGGATTCGGCGATGATCGCCGGCTTTTGCTCCAGCAATAACGGCTGGCTGCCGCTTATCTGCACCATGAACGTCACCTCGGCGACGTCCGCGGTCCAGAAGCTGTTCAAACAGGATTTGGTGCGGTTTAACCAGGCGCTGGAGCAGTCGGAAATCGGCGCCGGCGGAATCTTGATGCTGCCGTTCTTCAACGGCGAACGGGTGCCGGCCTTGCCTTATGCCAAAGCCAGTTTGCACAACATGGATACCGACAACTTTACCGAAGACAATCTCTGCCGCGCCGTGGTGGAAAGCGCCACCTTCGGCCTGCGGTACGGCCTGGATCTGTTCCGCAGCCAGGGGATCGTCGCCACGGAAATAAGGCTAATCGGCGGGGGATCGAAGAGCCGGCATTGGCGGCAGATGGTGGCGGATATCATGGATTGCCCGGTGGTATGCCTACGGCAAAATGAAACCGCCGCGCTGGGGGCCGCCATCCAGGCCGCCTGGTGCGACGGATTACAGCCGGCGGCGACGCCGGGGGAACCGGTACCGGCGGCGTCCGACCTGCTGTCCGCGCTTTGCGAAAAGTTCGTGCAGCTGGATGAAAGCACCCTGACACGGCCCATTCCTAGTCAGCAGCAGCGTTATACCGACCTCTATGCAAATTATCTTGCGTTGCTGAATAAAGAATATGCACAGGTGGCTTTATGA
- a CDS encoding ABC transporter permease, with product MNSTYSALPRASFFNRNKRRLHKYGIIIAFFILCLAVTVIGEVQVTNGAWSSNYFLSQDNILIVFRQISINGILAIGMTFVIITAGVDLSVGSVLALAGIVAARFATTNSNMAIGDTANAILLPTLVALGIGLVCGVINGTILARYRLQPFIVTMGMLSAARGLSLLTTDGNPVSQLNDDFRWLGNGYILGIPVPVVLFAVLLVLAWIVLNKTTFGRYVYAVGGNQKSARTSGINVLKIKVLVYTLCGAMAGIAGLILTARTGSAQTSAGTAYELDAIAAVVIGGTSMVGGIGTLVGTLFGVLIIGVMNNGLDLLGVQSYYQQIIKGALIVIAVMLDPSRKQQRD from the coding sequence ATGAATAGCACATATTCTGCTTTGCCACGCGCTTCGTTTTTTAATCGTAATAAGCGGCGCCTGCATAAATACGGCATTATCATCGCCTTTTTTATTTTATGTCTTGCTGTCACGGTTATTGGTGAAGTGCAAGTGACCAACGGTGCCTGGTCGAGTAATTATTTTCTAAGCCAGGATAATATATTAATCGTTTTCCGTCAGATTTCCATTAACGGTATTCTGGCCATCGGTATGACGTTTGTCATTATCACGGCCGGCGTGGATTTGTCCGTAGGTTCGGTGCTGGCGCTGGCGGGTATTGTGGCCGCCCGGTTCGCCACCACCAACAGCAATATGGCCATTGGCGACACGGCGAATGCGATACTGTTACCGACGCTGGTTGCCCTCGGGATCGGTTTGGTCTGCGGCGTGATCAACGGTACTATTCTGGCGCGTTACCGCCTGCAGCCTTTTATTGTCACCATGGGCATGCTTTCCGCCGCCCGTGGCCTGTCTTTATTGACCACCGACGGTAATCCGGTATCTCAGCTGAACGATGATTTTCGCTGGCTGGGGAATGGTTATATTCTCGGCATCCCGGTGCCGGTGGTGCTGTTTGCCGTTCTGTTGGTTCTCGCCTGGATTGTGCTGAATAAAACGACGTTCGGCCGTTATGTCTACGCGGTGGGGGGCAACCAGAAAAGCGCCCGTACTTCCGGTATCAATGTTCTGAAAATCAAGGTCTTGGTTTATACATTATGCGGCGCGATGGCGGGTATTGCCGGTTTGATTTTGACGGCCCGCACCGGCTCCGCACAAACCAGCGCGGGCACTGCCTATGAATTGGATGCTATTGCCGCCGTCGTTATCGGCGGTACCAGTATGGTTGGCGGTATCGGCACGCTGGTGGGCACGTTATTCGGGGTTTTAATTATCGGCGTCATGAATAATGGCCTGGATCTTCTCGGCGTACAGTCTTATTACCAACAGATCATCAAGGGGGCGCTTATTGTCATTGCCGTAATGCTGGATCCGTCACGCAAGCAGCAGCGTGATTAA
- a CDS encoding SGNH/GDSL hydrolase family protein, with protein sequence MAKPSHQHRLLTHFISLLAALALFSLPAGFAGAAQAAHWVSSWTASPQAVWGKDFPFPTHIPDGLGKQTLRQVARISLGGKRLRIVFSNAYGQTPLTLGKASVALAGDRGAIDMGSLHLLTFGGKTTAAIPPGAPLVSDPVDLAVPALASLAVSVYLPGPTPTTTFHWDARQTSWIAAGDQSQAENISINQPVTARTLLSAVLVDAPRTGGTVAVIGDSVTDGNGATMDANARWPDFLARRLAPRGVAVINAGISGARLLSDGMGANALARFDRDAIHQAGVRSVIVLLGINDISWPGTLYDPLGPLPSADGLIAGYRQLITRAHTGGIRIIGATLPPFEGALPGTPLDNYYRVDKDALRRRVNTWIRESHAFDAVIDFDALLRDPARPARLKPAFDSGDHLHPGNAGNRAMADAIDLELLAPPRR encoded by the coding sequence GTGGCGAAACCCAGTCATCAGCATCGTCTGTTAACACATTTTATCAGCCTATTGGCGGCGTTAGCGCTCTTCTCCTTGCCGGCAGGGTTCGCCGGCGCGGCGCAGGCCGCCCATTGGGTAAGCAGTTGGACCGCCAGCCCACAGGCGGTATGGGGAAAGGACTTTCCCTTCCCCACCCATATACCCGATGGGTTAGGGAAGCAGACGCTGCGTCAGGTGGCGAGAATAAGCCTGGGGGGAAAACGTCTGCGGATAGTGTTCTCCAACGCTTACGGGCAAACGCCCTTGACGCTTGGCAAAGCATCGGTGGCGCTGGCGGGCGACCGGGGCGCCATTGACATGGGCAGCCTTCATTTACTCACCTTCGGCGGGAAAACCACCGCCGCCATTCCCCCCGGCGCACCCCTGGTAAGCGACCCGGTGGACCTGGCCGTCCCCGCACTGGCCAGCCTGGCGGTGAGTGTGTATTTGCCCGGCCCGACGCCTACGACAACCTTTCACTGGGACGCGCGGCAAACGTCCTGGATTGCGGCGGGCGACCAAAGCCAGGCGGAAAATATCAGCATCAATCAGCCCGTTACCGCCCGTACCCTTTTGAGCGCTGTTTTAGTGGATGCCCCACGCACCGGCGGTACGGTAGCGGTTATCGGGGATTCGGTGACGGATGGCAACGGCGCAACGATGGATGCCAACGCCCGCTGGCCCGACTTTCTGGCCCGGCGCCTCGCGCCGCGGGGCGTAGCGGTGATTAATGCCGGTATTTCCGGCGCCCGTCTGTTGTCCGATGGCATGGGGGCCAATGCCCTGGCCCGGTTTGATCGGGACGCTATCCACCAGGCCGGCGTACGCAGCGTTATCGTCCTGCTGGGCATTAACGACATCAGTTGGCCGGGAACGCTCTATGATCCCCTTGGCCCGCTACCGTCGGCGGACGGGCTTATCGCCGGATATCGTCAGTTAATCACCCGGGCCCATACCGGTGGGATCCGCATCATCGGCGCCACCCTGCCCCCTTTCGAGGGCGCCCTGCCGGGGACGCCGCTGGACAATTATTATCGTGTCGATAAAGATGCGCTACGCCGCCGGGTCAATACCTGGATCCGCGAAAGCCACGCCTTTGACGCCGTCATTGACTTCGATGCCCTGCTGCGTGACCCGGCCCGTCCTGCCCGGCTCAAACCGGCATTTGACTCGGGAGATCATCTCCACCCCGGCAATGCCGGCAACCGCGCCATGGCGGATGCCATAGACCTGGAACTCTTGGCGCCGCCCCGGCGTTAA
- a CDS encoding mechanosensitive ion channel domain-containing protein has translation MGLVGFSFPLLCALLLLAIDLTLWQWFANKWFRWKVLIRLGLYFLFSLALMNAGLSPLSPIPAAIPSSYHALVIILAIAWWLLGARTLTVLMILILAPRIGGKGHLLQDVLGAFIFLMAALAASTYVLDLPLKGLLATSGAVAIILGLAVQSTLSDVFSGIVLNATKPFRVDDWIRVDDIDGKVIEIDWRSTHLLTPEGSMAVIPNAMAAKTRIVNFSRPDHFHSVTLSVELPVRLRPSLALDALEKALQGCRELLLQPQSGALVKKAYVRYVEYEVTGYVKSRDRLDAVRNQLYDLIYRQLSVMESLDRGNPVRPLTRQSAVLNTVSALRMLSDDDRAELGEKMRLTLFSAGEVILEQGVVPEELLIIESGVVSVTTGSQDNELEVGRMGPGEVMGETGIVDHSACVARFSAMTDCVVYRISYGDLEPWLEEHGELREVMVRLAHFRAQKRDSVVQQQPPAPRKKGFMHWLRQMQRNPRE, from the coding sequence ATGGGTCTCGTGGGATTCTCTTTTCCGCTTCTGTGCGCCTTGCTATTGCTGGCTATCGATCTGACGCTGTGGCAATGGTTTGCAAACAAATGGTTTCGCTGGAAGGTATTAATTCGTCTGGGTTTGTACTTCCTTTTCAGCCTGGCGTTAATGAATGCCGGATTAAGCCCCTTGTCCCCGATTCCGGCGGCAATACCGTCGTCCTATCATGCACTGGTGATTATCCTGGCTATTGCCTGGTGGCTGTTGGGGGCCCGGACGCTGACCGTGCTGATGATACTGATATTGGCGCCCCGCATCGGCGGTAAAGGCCATCTTCTGCAAGACGTGCTGGGGGCGTTTATTTTCCTGATGGCTGCCTTGGCGGCGTCAACCTACGTGCTCGATTTACCGCTGAAAGGCCTGCTGGCAACCTCCGGCGCCGTGGCGATTATCCTTGGCCTGGCGGTGCAAAGCACCCTGAGCGACGTATTTTCCGGCATTGTGCTCAACGCCACCAAGCCGTTTCGCGTCGATGACTGGATACGGGTGGATGATATCGATGGGAAGGTGATTGAGATCGATTGGCGCTCAACCCACTTATTGACCCCGGAAGGCAGCATGGCGGTGATCCCCAATGCCATGGCGGCCAAAACGCGCATTGTCAATTTCAGCCGTCCCGATCATTTTCATTCCGTTACGCTCAGCGTTGAACTCCCCGTGCGGTTGCGTCCCAGCCTGGCGCTGGACGCCCTGGAGAAAGCGCTGCAAGGCTGCCGCGAACTCCTGCTGCAGCCCCAGTCCGGGGCGCTGGTGAAAAAAGCCTATGTACGATACGTGGAATATGAAGTGACCGGCTACGTCAAATCCCGGGATCGTCTCGATGCGGTGCGTAATCAGCTATACGACCTCATTTATCGCCAGCTGTCGGTCATGGAAAGTCTGGATCGCGGTAACCCGGTCAGACCGCTGACGCGGCAGTCGGCGGTGCTCAATACCGTGAGCGCGTTGCGCATGCTCAGCGACGACGACAGGGCCGAGCTCGGGGAAAAAATGCGGCTGACGCTGTTCAGCGCCGGCGAGGTGATCCTTGAGCAGGGCGTAGTGCCGGAGGAATTGCTCATTATCGAGTCCGGGGTGGTGTCGGTGACCACCGGATCGCAGGATAACGAACTGGAGGTAGGCCGCATGGGGCCGGGAGAAGTCATGGGGGAGACCGGCATCGTCGATCACAGCGCCTGCGTGGCGCGGTTCAGCGCCATGACGGACTGCGTGGTTTACCGAATCAGTTACGGCGATCTTGAACCTTGGCTGGAGGAGCATGGGGAATTGCGCGAGGTCATGGTGAGATTGGCCCATTTCCGTGCGCAAAAAAGGGATTCAGTGGTTCAACAGCAGCCCCCGGCGCCCAGAAAAAAAGGCTTTATGCACTGGCTGCGCCAAATGCAGAGGAATCCCAGGGAATGA
- a CDS encoding NAD(P)-dependent alcohol dehydrogenase, with translation MKALVLEKAGKISIQNKAFDETLEETDVQVKIHSVGICGSDIHYYQHGRIGPFVVQAPMVLGHEASGTVLAVGKKVTHIKVGDRVCMEPGIPDMQSPQSRAGIYNLDPAVRFWATPPIDGSLRETLIHPAAFTFPLPDNVSFAEGAMVEPLAIGMHAATKAGIKPGDIALVIGAGTIGVVTALAALAGGCAEVIICDVFDEKLAIAANYQGLHAVNIKSGQLAQKVSELTSGNGVDIVFECSGSKAAIATVSEHIAPGGTAVLIGMPIDAAPLDIVAAQAKEVTFKTIFRYANMYPRTLRLLSSGKLNVKPLISATYKFAEGIEAFERAAAGNPTDIKIMLEME, from the coding sequence ATGAAAGCATTAGTGCTAGAGAAAGCCGGCAAAATCTCCATTCAGAATAAAGCGTTTGATGAAACTCTGGAGGAAACCGACGTTCAGGTCAAAATCCACTCCGTGGGCATCTGCGGCAGCGACATCCATTATTACCAGCATGGACGTATCGGACCTTTTGTCGTTCAGGCTCCCATGGTGCTGGGCCATGAAGCTTCCGGCACCGTGCTGGCGGTGGGCAAGAAAGTCACGCACATCAAGGTGGGCGATCGGGTCTGCATGGAGCCGGGCATCCCGGACATGCAGTCGCCGCAGTCTCGCGCGGGCATTTACAATCTCGACCCGGCCGTGCGTTTCTGGGCGACGCCGCCCATCGACGGCAGCCTGCGTGAAACCCTGATCCATCCCGCCGCCTTTACTTTCCCGCTGCCGGACAATGTGAGTTTCGCCGAAGGGGCTATGGTTGAACCTTTAGCCATCGGCATGCACGCGGCAACCAAAGCCGGCATCAAACCCGGCGACATCGCCCTGGTGATCGGAGCGGGCACCATCGGCGTGGTAACGGCATTGGCCGCCCTGGCCGGGGGCTGTGCGGAAGTCATCATTTGCGATGTATTCGATGAGAAACTGGCAATTGCCGCCAATTATCAGGGCCTGCACGCGGTAAACATCAAAAGCGGCCAACTGGCGCAAAAGGTCAGCGAACTGACCAGCGGCAACGGCGTGGATATCGTGTTTGAATGCAGCGGTTCAAAAGCGGCTATCGCCACCGTCAGCGAACATATCGCGCCGGGGGGCACCGCGGTGTTGATCGGTATGCCCATAGACGCCGCGCCGTTGGATATCGTGGCCGCCCAGGCGAAGGAAGTGACGTTCAAAACCATTTTCCGCTACGCCAATATGTATCCGCGCACCCTGCGCCTGTTGAGTTCCGGAAAATTGAACGTCAAACCGCTTATTTCAGCCACCTACAAATTTGCCGAAGGCATAGAAGCCTTTGAGCGCGCGGCGGCGGGCAATCCTACAGATATCAAAATCATGTTGGAAATGGAGTAA
- the iraP gene encoding anti-adapter protein IraP, translated as MQNLISAILIKMAKVDSQSKDLAAQVDAQSLLMAAMCLTLKRGEHDSLSTNILKAMTAATVASKEILQSDADLLLMHINRLISITHFVEVHVEPLAETTPSLEGDRAGD; from the coding sequence ATGCAAAATTTAATTTCGGCAATTCTCATTAAAATGGCAAAAGTAGATTCTCAGTCGAAAGACCTTGCCGCGCAGGTGGATGCACAATCTCTGCTGATGGCCGCGATGTGTTTAACGTTGAAAAGAGGTGAACACGACTCTTTGTCCACCAATATCCTCAAGGCCATGACCGCCGCTACCGTCGCGTCCAAAGAAATTTTGCAGTCGGACGCGGATCTCCTGTTAATGCATATAAATCGGTTGATCTCGATTACCCATTTTGTTGAGGTTCACGTTGAACCTCTTGCCGAAACCACGCCTTCCTTAGAAGGAGACCGTGCCGGGGATTAA
- a CDS encoding substrate-binding domain-containing protein — translation MKKMTKLSLIASSLMLCMSTEAEAAPVKISVLMYGMKAEFVQLMEKAAKEHPEVKNGDVQITMYDGRYDPMVQNNQAETAIQTKADAIIVNPMDYEANIDVVTMANKAKIPVIVTNARLNTDKMTSEVVSDDVLGGYLDAKAVLKKMNCKGNVVIFEGPIGGSGEIQRGQGIDKAIAECGKGNVTVLERKTANWSRAEALPLMENWLQKHRGKINGVIGENDEMALGAIEAIKEANLNVKDFSIGGIDGVTDAIRAVQQGEMVSILQDAHAQMQGSIDVALRAVKGSSYQPKSDIWQQYKGQMDWKDGTAQRYAVPWTEVTVDNAQQLLDARK, via the coding sequence ATGAAAAAAATGACGAAGTTATCCCTTATTGCCTCTTCACTGATGCTTTGTATGTCAACGGAGGCAGAGGCCGCTCCGGTTAAAATTTCCGTCTTGATGTACGGTATGAAAGCCGAATTCGTCCAGCTCATGGAAAAGGCGGCGAAAGAGCATCCAGAGGTCAAAAACGGCGATGTGCAAATCACCATGTATGACGGTCGCTACGATCCGATGGTGCAGAATAATCAGGCCGAAACGGCGATACAAACCAAAGCGGATGCAATCATCGTCAACCCGATGGATTACGAGGCTAATATTGATGTGGTCACCATGGCCAATAAAGCCAAGATTCCGGTTATCGTCACCAATGCCCGTCTGAATACCGACAAAATGACCAGTGAAGTGGTATCCGACGATGTGCTGGGGGGATATCTTGACGCCAAGGCCGTCCTGAAAAAGATGAACTGCAAAGGCAATGTCGTTATCTTCGAAGGACCCATCGGCGGATCCGGTGAAATCCAGCGCGGTCAGGGCATAGATAAAGCCATTGCCGAATGCGGCAAGGGCAATGTCACCGTTTTGGAACGCAAAACCGCCAACTGGTCCCGTGCGGAAGCGCTGCCGTTGATGGAAAACTGGCTGCAGAAACACCGTGGCAAAATCAACGGCGTGATCGGTGAGAATGACGAAATGGCGCTCGGCGCCATAGAAGCGATAAAAGAAGCGAATCTGAATGTGAAGGATTTCTCCATCGGCGGTATTGATGGCGTGACGGATGCCATACGCGCCGTGCAGCAAGGTGAAATGGTGTCCATTCTGCAGGATGCCCATGCGCAAATGCAGGGCTCCATCGATGTGGCCTTACGCGCGGTAAAAGGCAGCAGCTACCAGCCCAAGTCGGACATTTGGCAGCAGTATAAAGGCCAGATGGATTGGAAGGACGGCACAGCTCAACGTTATGCGGTGCCCTGGACCGAAGTGACCGTGGACAACGCGCAGCAACTGCTGGATGCCCGTAAATAG
- a CDS encoding LacI family DNA-binding transcriptional regulator, giving the protein MVASRHRKATLESVAAQSNVSKITVSRAFTHPEKVHPDTLKRVLDAAESMGYIVNAAARTLRAKASKTIGIVNPDMSNPFFGQLAKEMTLAAHKEGYDTLIFDSYESQEIENRIIDKLIGYGVDAIILSVISSDRSYYPAYLKRLEILNIPVVLVDRDLNVKNCSGVYIDNLDCGLQAGRYLLSKQVNRVVVVSGPEDSNVSRDRIIGISAVLQGAIENLDILHADFFMMPAYQVTSRYIESNPLPDYFVGTNNQISLGIIKSCIDHKIKPQKDVSLFSIDEIPDANIYGFSFPCIAHNMNEIAYQALNLAIRRATDADVEPSKVIIRGKVIYPGSVTALPSKG; this is encoded by the coding sequence GTGGTAGCATCTCGACATCGGAAGGCGACGCTGGAGAGCGTCGCGGCTCAATCAAATGTTAGTAAGATCACCGTGTCCAGAGCCTTTACGCATCCGGAAAAAGTTCATCCCGACACGTTGAAACGCGTCCTGGACGCGGCTGAAAGCATGGGTTACATCGTCAATGCCGCGGCCCGGACCCTGCGGGCCAAGGCCAGCAAAACCATCGGGATCGTCAATCCCGATATGAGCAATCCTTTCTTTGGGCAATTGGCTAAAGAGATGACGCTGGCCGCGCATAAAGAAGGCTATGACACCCTGATTTTCGATTCCTATGAGTCGCAGGAAATAGAAAACCGTATCATTGACAAGCTCATCGGCTACGGCGTCGATGCGATTATTCTTTCCGTTATTTCTTCCGACAGGTCCTATTACCCCGCCTATTTGAAACGGCTGGAAATACTGAATATCCCCGTGGTATTGGTGGACCGGGATCTCAACGTCAAGAACTGCAGCGGGGTATATATCGATAACCTTGACTGCGGGCTACAGGCCGGCCGCTACCTGCTGTCGAAGCAGGTCAACCGGGTGGTGGTGGTTTCAGGTCCGGAAGACTCAAACGTATCGCGGGATCGCATCATTGGAATCAGCGCGGTATTACAGGGAGCCATTGAGAATCTGGACATATTGCACGCCGACTTTTTCATGATGCCGGCCTACCAGGTCACCAGCCGCTATATCGAAAGCAATCCCCTGCCGGATTATTTTGTCGGCACCAATAACCAGATTTCCCTGGGTATCATAAAGTCCTGTATCGATCATAAAATAAAACCCCAGAAAGATGTCTCGCTGTTCAGTATTGACGAAATACCCGATGCCAATATCTACGGTTTCAGTTTTCCCTGCATCGCCCACAACATGAATGAAATTGCCTACCAGGCGCTGAATCTGGCCATCAGAAGGGCCACGGATGCGGATGTCGAACCCAGCAAAGTGATCATCCGTGGGAAAGTCATTTACCCCGGCTCCGTGACGGCGCTGCCGAGCAAAGGGTAA
- a CDS encoding MFS transporter, translating to MKIKHLRWWMIGLVSLGTIINALARSSLSVAAPTLFKEIHITEQQYSWILSSFQLAYTVAQPICGYIIDIIGLKLGFFIMIVIWSVTNMAHAGCTSWGGLAFLRGIMGLSEASAIPSGVKCNSEWFPATERGIAGGIANIGTSIGAMLAPPLVVWALLKYNWQMSFVITGAIGLVFAVMWWFLYDSPQKHTMVTKEEADYISAGQERHLMADGKKPAVMSFFKMRNFWGIALPRFLADPTWGTINFWLPIYLITVRHMELKDIALYAWLPFLAADFGGLAGGFLNKIMMKVWGVNTINARRLTFSLGALMMLPLSFVGFVNSAYVAIGLVSICAFAHQMLSTQCIVMATDLFKRDEVSTVSGFAGSAGWTGILICTLIMGALVKTIGYNPFFIFLSVLDVGGAVILWTFVKAPKFDDKSPSQPRSDSTLAPIH from the coding sequence ATGAAAATAAAACATCTTCGCTGGTGGATGATTGGCCTGGTTTCGCTTGGCACCATCATTAACGCTCTGGCAAGAAGCTCATTAAGCGTGGCCGCGCCGACGTTATTTAAAGAAATACATATTACTGAACAGCAATATTCCTGGATTCTGAGCTCATTCCAACTGGCCTATACCGTCGCGCAGCCCATATGCGGTTATATCATCGACATTATTGGCCTGAAACTCGGCTTTTTCATCATGATTGTCATTTGGTCGGTGACCAATATGGCCCATGCGGGATGCACCTCATGGGGCGGGTTGGCGTTCCTGCGCGGCATCATGGGACTCAGCGAAGCATCCGCCATTCCGTCGGGGGTGAAATGTAATTCCGAATGGTTCCCGGCCACGGAAAGAGGCATCGCCGGCGGTATCGCCAATATCGGTACCTCAATCGGTGCCATGCTGGCGCCGCCGCTGGTGGTCTGGGCGCTGTTGAAATACAACTGGCAGATGTCCTTTGTCATCACCGGCGCCATAGGATTGGTTTTTGCCGTAATGTGGTGGTTCTTATACGACTCGCCGCAAAAACACACTATGGTGACCAAAGAGGAAGCGGACTATATCAGCGCGGGCCAAGAGCGGCATTTGATGGCCGACGGCAAAAAACCGGCGGTGATGTCCTTTTTCAAAATGCGCAATTTCTGGGGCATCGCCTTGCCGCGCTTTCTTGCCGATCCCACCTGGGGCACCATTAATTTCTGGCTGCCGATATATCTGATAACGGTACGCCACATGGAGCTAAAAGACATTGCCCTATACGCCTGGCTGCCCTTTCTCGCCGCCGATTTCGGCGGACTGGCCGGCGGCTTCCTGAATAAAATCATGATGAAGGTTTGGGGGGTAAACACCATCAATGCCCGTCGGCTGACCTTTTCCCTCGGCGCGCTCATGATGCTGCCGCTGTCATTTGTCGGTTTTGTCAATAGCGCCTATGTGGCCATCGGACTGGTTTCCATCTGCGCATTTGCCCATCAAATGTTGTCCACTCAGTGTATCGTCATGGCCACCGACCTGTTCAAACGGGACGAGGTCTCCACCGTCAGCGGCTTCGCCGGTTCCGCCGGCTGGACCGGTATCCTGATTTGTACATTGATCATGGGCGCGCTGGTGAAAACCATCGGCTACAACCCGTTCTTTATCTTTTTAAGCGTACTGGACGTGGGCGGCGCGGTGATTTTATGGACCTTTGTCAAAGCGCCGAAGTTTGATGACAAATCCCCTTCCCAACCCCGAAGCGATTCCACTCTGGCGCCGATACATTAA
- a CDS encoding D-lyxose/D-mannose family sugar isomerase, with protein MINTSRTTALEQTQHMFESAHIMLTTKERENIEIADFGLGDYPRSGLQLLTYINSPRYCAKELVLLPEQTCPEHLHPPFNQGPGKQETFRCRWGEVYLFVDDDSLTPNKRQDGSLMCRPPEGFEKYYTCHRYILLRPGEQYTIAPNTRHWFQAGAQGAVVSEFSSESRDDYDIFTDPKVVRASTL; from the coding sequence ATGATCAACACCTCTCGTACCACTGCACTCGAACAAACGCAGCATATGTTCGAATCTGCTCATATCATGTTAACGACAAAAGAAAGGGAAAACATTGAGATAGCTGATTTCGGCCTGGGTGATTATCCCCGTTCGGGACTGCAGCTGCTGACCTATATCAATTCGCCGCGCTACTGTGCCAAAGAGCTGGTGCTGTTGCCCGAGCAGACCTGCCCGGAACATCTTCACCCCCCTTTCAATCAGGGGCCGGGCAAGCAGGAGACGTTTCGCTGTCGCTGGGGGGAAGTCTATCTGTTTGTGGATGACGATAGCCTGACGCCGAATAAACGCCAGGACGGTTCCCTCATGTGCCGACCGCCGGAAGGCTTTGAAAAATATTATACTTGTCATAGATATATACTCTTAAGGCCCGGCGAACAATATACCATCGCTCCCAATACCCGGCATTGGTTCCAGGCCGGCGCGCAGGGCGCCGTCGTGTCGGAATTCTCCTCGGAAAGCCGCGACGATTACGATATTTTTACCGATCCGAAGGTCGTGCGCGCCTCGACGCTCTAA